The DNA window GCTGGTTTGGCTTTAACGGCGGCTCACAGCTAGCCATGGGCACCGTGGGCGACGTGTCTGACGTCAGCCGCATCTTTGCGAACACCAACATGGCAGCGGCAGCGGGTGCTGTTACGGCGCTGATCCTGACGCAGATTCTCTACAAGAAGCCTGACCTTACCATGGTGCTGAACGGCGCGCTGGCGGGTCTGGTGTCGATCACGGCTGAACCTCTCGCGCCGACACTCTTTGGCGCACTCTGGATTGGTGCTGTTGGTGGTATCATCGTGGTTCTGACCATTCCGATGCTCGACAAGATGAAGCTCGACGACGTTGTCGGCGCCATCCCGGTCCACCTCTTTGCAGGGATCTGGGGTACCATCGCGGTGATCTTCTACGGCGAAGCAAGCCTGATGACACAGCTGACAGGGATCGTTGCCTACGGTGTCTTCACCTTCGTCGCCAGCCTCGTGGTTTGGTTCATCCTCAAAGCAACTATGGGTATCCGCGTCAGCGAAGAAGACGAGATCAACGGTCTCGACGTCTCCGAGCTTGGCATGGAAGCCTACCCCGAGTTCGCCAAAGGCTGACTTTCCTCTCCTCCCGGAGAACACCACCTGCCCGGGCGCTCGCGCCCGGGCTTTTTTTGTGCCGGCCCTGTACCGTCCGGTTTTCACGGGTGTTTCCGCGCGTATTCCGTCGTGACGAATTCCACCCTCCGTCAGATGCGCGCCGGACATCGGTAAAATACTTATCAGATGCGGCAAACGACGGCACTGAGTCGGATGTGATCAATTGCCCGTTGTAAAATGTGACGCTGAAATACAGAATTTGATGCATGAAAAAGGCCCGCCCAAAAATCAATTTAAACAAGCTCAGGGAAATCGGTTGGTCACACTGGGACCCGATCGGACTGAACGACCGGATTGAGGGTTGGAAAGATGAGCCATTCGAAGATGAATATGACACCTACCTCGTCAAAGCTGCGCGAATGCTGCGAAATCAAAGGTCCATGGACGACGTTGTCGAATACCTCTTTTTTGTCGAGACCGAATATATGGGATTGGGTGTCGGACCAAATGAAGCCTACATCCGCGAAAGGCTGGCAAGAGTTGTTCAGGCGATTGCTGATGAACCCTTTATCTGAGCGATAGCTGATGCTCCGATCTCATCCTGAGAAGGTGAACGGTTTTTGTCTCCCAATTCCGGCACTCCCGCGACCTGGAAGTCGCGGGAATCGCATTCAAAGCGAAAAGCGTCAGATACCCGCGTCGATGATCGCGCGGGCCAGCACGGGTATGGTCTGCGCGTTCAGGCCGGCGATATTCATCCGGCTGTCGGCGACCATGTAAATCCCGCTGTCGCGACGCATCTCCGCCACCTTTTCGGGGGTGGTGCCAAGACGCGAGAACATACCGCGGTGCTGTGCCAGAAATCCGAAACGGTCCGACCCCGACAGGCGTTGCAACTCATCAGCAAGCTGCTGACGCAGTCCGAGCATACTGGTGCGCACCTCTTCCAGTTCAGCCATCCAGTCGGCGCGCAAAGCATCATCGTTCAGGATCATTGTCACCAGACGCGCGCCGTGATCGGGCGGGAAGCTGAAATTCTGGCGGTTGAGAAAGGCCAGCGTATCCTGGTTGCGTTTGCGGGCATCGGCGTTGCTGCTGATCGCCATCAGCAGTCCGGTGCGCTCGCGATAGATGCCGAAGTTCTTCGAACAGCTTGCGGCGATCAGGCATTCAGGCACGGATGAGGCCACGAGCCGCGTTGCGGCGGCATCCTCCTCAAGGCCGTCGCCGAAGCCCTGATAAGCGATGTCGATCATCGGCACGGCACCTGTCTCAAGCAGCACGTCGAGCACGGCCTGCCACTCGGTCATATTGAGATTGGCGCCCGTCGGATTGTGACAGCAGCCATGCAGCAGAACCACATCTCCGGGTTTTGCCTTGCGGATGTCCGCGATCATCCCGTCGAAATCGACGCCGCGGCTTTCCTCATCAAAATAGCGGTAGGGGATCATTTCCATGCCGAGATAGCTCAGGATGGACAGGTGGTTGGGCCATGTCGGATCCGAGACAAAGACCCGCGCATCAGGGCGGGCCAAGCGGATCAGTTCAAAGGCCTGACGCACGGCACCTGTACCGCCCGGCGTGGCGGCAGCAGCAATCTTCTCACGCGGGACGGCTCCGTCGAGCACCAGCCCGATAAGCGCATCGGCAAAGGCCGGATCACCGGTCAGGCCGGTGTAGACCTTGCTGTCCTGGGTCTCCCAGAGCTGGTGTTCGGCGGCTTTTACCGCGCGCATCACGGGGGTGAGCCCGGTTGCATCTTTGTACACACCCACGCCAAGATCGATCTTCACCTCGCGGGGGTCATCGCGGTACTCCTGCATCAGCCGGAGGATACCGTCGACGGGGCGGTCTTCGAGCGTCTCAAACATCAGGCTTCTCCGGTTGCAACGGGCACGGTGGGGAACATCCCCCACTCGGCCCAGGATCCGTCATAAAGTGACCACTTGCGGTGGCCGGTACGCTCCAGCGCCAGCGCCAGGATCGCGGCCGTCACGCCTGAGCCGCAGGTGGTGATCACAGGCTTGCTCAGATCGACACCGGCGTCTTTGAAGGCCGCCGTGATCTCATCGGTGCTTTTCATCGTTTTGTCACTGTTGAGCAGGGTCGTGTAGGGCAGGCTGCGCGACCCGGGGATATGACCCGGGCGCAGACCCTCGCGGGGCTCAGGCGCTTCGCCGCGAAACCGCACGCCGGCGCGGGCATCGACAATCGCGTAGTCCGCAAGTTTTGAGGCCGCGGAAACTTGGGTCACATCGCGCACCAGGTGGTTCTGAAACCGCACGGTCATATGCCGGTCACGGATCACCGGGGGCATATCTTCGGTCGGGCGCTCTTCGGCCTTCCACTTTGGGAAACCGCCGTCCAGCACAGCCACGTTCTCCTGCCCCATCAGCCGGAAAAGCCACCAGACCCGCGCCGCTGACAAAAGGCCCGCGCCGTCATAGATCACCACCTGATGCCCGTCGCCCACGCCCATCGCCCTCAGCCGGGACATGAATTTTTCAACCGGCGGCGCCATATGCGGCAGATCCGAGCGGGCATCCGAGATATCGTCAATGTCAAAGAACCTGGCACCGGGGATATGGGCTTCGTCATACTCCGCGCGGGCATCGCGGCCGGCCTCGGGCAGGTACCATGAGGCATCCAGAATGCGCAGATCGGGGTCTTTGAGGTGCTGGCCCAGCCATTCCGTAGAGACAAGCGTTTTCGGATCGTCGGCCATGCGGCACCCCCTGCTATCAGACAACCGTCTGATTATCGTCAGAGGGCTTTGGTGGCAAGACCACGCACCGCATCAGAGCTGTACGGTCAGCTGTGTTCTTTGAGCAGCCTGGACTTCTGGCGAGACCAGTCGCGTTTGGCCGAAGTCTCGCGCTTGTCATGCAGTTTTTTGCCTTTGGCGATGCCGATTTTGATCTTGGCCATGCCACGATGGTTAAAATAGAGCACCAGCGGCACGAGGGTCATGCCTTTGCGCTGTGTGCTGTTCCACAGATTTGACAGCTGCTTGCGGCTTACGAGCAGTTTGCGGCGGCGGCGTTCATCGTGCTGGAACGTCTTTGCCTGTTTGTAGGGCGCCACATAGGCGTTCACGAGCCAGAGTTCACCATCCTCGACCGCTGCATAGCTCTCAGCGATATTGGCGCCGCCCTCGCGCAGCGACTTCACTTCAGAGCCCTCAAGGATAATCCCGCACTCGAGGTCTTCCTCGATCGCATAATCAAACCGCGCGCGGCGGTTTTCGGCGACCACCTTGTAATTCGGGTCGGATTTGGAGGATGTTTTCACCTGTGCCATGCTGCGGATGTAAGGCGTCAGACCGGGTCGTGCAAGCCGGGGTCACGTGCAACACGCGAAGCAGATACCCAGGGGCGCGCAAATAGTGTATGCAGGACGTACCGTTCCGTTCCGGAGTCCGCGACTGTGATGTTCAATCCCACGGCGACCCTTGCTTCGTCTTTCGGCGAGCACCTGTCTGAAACCTTTCTGGATTACTTTTCGGGCCGCGACCCGGAATACGCCGCCTACATCAACGGCTGCGCAAAAATGGTGCTGGAACGG is part of the Roseobacter ponti genome and encodes:
- a CDS encoding aromatic amino acid transaminase, which gives rise to MFETLEDRPVDGILRLMQEYRDDPREVKIDLGVGVYKDATGLTPVMRAVKAAEHQLWETQDSKVYTGLTGDPAFADALIGLVLDGAVPREKIAAAATPGGTGAVRQAFELIRLARPDARVFVSDPTWPNHLSILSYLGMEMIPYRYFDEESRGVDFDGMIADIRKAKPGDVVLLHGCCHNPTGANLNMTEWQAVLDVLLETGAVPMIDIAYQGFGDGLEEDAAATRLVASSVPECLIAASCSKNFGIYRERTGLLMAISSNADARKRNQDTLAFLNRQNFSFPPDHGARLVTMILNDDALRADWMAELEEVRTSMLGLRQQLADELQRLSGSDRFGFLAQHRGMFSRLGTTPEKVAEMRRDSGIYMVADSRMNIAGLNAQTIPVLARAIIDAGI
- the sseA gene encoding 3-mercaptopyruvate sulfurtransferase: MADDPKTLVSTEWLGQHLKDPDLRILDASWYLPEAGRDARAEYDEAHIPGARFFDIDDISDARSDLPHMAPPVEKFMSRLRAMGVGDGHQVVIYDGAGLLSAARVWWLFRLMGQENVAVLDGGFPKWKAEERPTEDMPPVIRDRHMTVRFQNHLVRDVTQVSAASKLADYAIVDARAGVRFRGEAPEPREGLRPGHIPGSRSLPYTTLLNSDKTMKSTDEITAAFKDAGVDLSKPVITTCGSGVTAAILALALERTGHRKWSLYDGSWAEWGMFPTVPVATGEA
- the smpB gene encoding SsrA-binding protein SmpB, with product MAQVKTSSKSDPNYKVVAENRRARFDYAIEEDLECGIILEGSEVKSLREGGANIAESYAAVEDGELWLVNAYVAPYKQAKTFQHDERRRRKLLVSRKQLSNLWNSTQRKGMTLVPLVLYFNHRGMAKIKIGIAKGKKLHDKRETSAKRDWSRQKSRLLKEHS